TCCCCATCATCACCAGCTGCGTGATGCTCATCTCACCGACACCTTTTCCCAGAGGAAAAAAGGGCCGGGGTCGGTTTTACGCCCCGGGGCAATATCCCCATGGCCGACGATCCGGTTTCCGGTCACCAACCGGTGGCGGCGGCGGATATCAGCAAGCAGCCGATTGAGGCATTGGTACTGCGCCTCGGTGAAGGGCCGATCATCATCCCCCTCCAGTTCAATGCCAAGGGAAAAATCGTTGCAGTTCTCACGGCCGTTGAAACTGCTGATGCCCGCATGCCAGGCCCGCTTTTCTTCGGCCACAAAACGGACAACACTCCCCTGGCGATCGATGAAATAATGGGCTGATACTTTGAGATCGGCAATGTCGGCAAAAAATGGATGTTCATCGACCGGCAGCCGGTTGCAGAAAAAATCAACCACCCGGCCGCTGCCGAACTCTCCCGGCGGCAGGCTGATGGCATGGATGACCACCAGGCTGATCTCCGCACCAGGCGGCCGGTCATCACAATTGGGACTGGGAATATCAATAATTTCCATGACTACTGTTTTCGCACATCCAGGCTGTCCCGCAGCCCATCACCGATAAAATTGAAGGCCAGCACCGTGAGCATGATCGCCAGCCCGGGAAAGAGCGACAGATGGGGGGCAAACAGCAGATAGCGCACCCCCTCATGGAGGGTACCACCCCAGGTTGGCACATCCTGCGGACCAAGACCGAGAAAACTCAGCGATGATTCAGCCAGGATGACGCCGGCGACGCCAAAGGTCGCCTCGACAATCAACGGTGCCGCCAGGTTGGGCAGCAGGTGAAAAACAATGATCCGCAGGCTGCCGGCACCGCAGGACCGGGCCGCCAGGATATATTCCTGTTCTTTCTCGGCCAACACCTGCCCCCGGGCCAGGCGGGCATAACCAACCCAGCCCATCACCGACAGGGCAACCATAACCGTTTTCAACGACGGGCCCATGATGCTGATCAGCGCAATGGCCAGCAGAATGCCGGGGAAGGCCAGCATCACATCCATAATCCGCAGCAGCACCGCGTCAGCAAGGCCGCCTTTATAGGCCGCATAGGCGCCGATCAGGGTGCCAAAGATCAACGATACGCTGACCACCGAAATCCCCACCAGCAGTGACACCCGGGCACCATGGATCATCCGGCTGACCAGGTCACGGCCCAGCTGATCCTGGCCCAGCCAGTGAAGACGACTGGGCCCCTCAAGTTCACCGGGAAGATCAATTTGCCAGGGGTCAAAAGGAGACAACCAGGGAGCCAGCAAAGCAACGACAACCAGCAATACCAGGATTGCCAGGCCGGCCATTGCTAGGCGGTGGCGG
This window of the Candidatus Anaeroferrophillus wilburensis genome carries:
- the ampD gene encoding 1,6-anhydro-N-acetylmuramyl-L-alanine amidase AmpD; translation: MEIIDIPSPNCDDRPPGAEISLVVIHAISLPPGEFGSGRVVDFFCNRLPVDEHPFFADIADLKVSAHYFIDRQGSVVRFVAEEKRAWHAGISSFNGRENCNDFSLGIELEGDDDRPFTEAQYQCLNRLLADIRRRHRLVTGNRIVGHGDIAPGRKTDPGPFFLWEKVSVR
- a CDS encoding ABC transporter permease; the protein is MMRGFSRHRLAMAGLAILVLLVVVALLAPWLSPFDPWQIDLPGELEGPSRLHWLGQDQLGRDLVSRMIHGARVSLLVGISVVSVSLIFGTLIGAYAAYKGGLADAVLLRIMDVMLAFPGILLAIALISIMGPSLKTVMVALSVMGWVGYARLARGQVLAEKEQEYILAARSCGAGSLRIIVFHLLPNLAAPLIVEATFGVAGVILAESSLSFLGLGPQDVPTWGGTLHEGVRYLLFAPHLSLFPGLAIMLTVLAFNFIGDGLRDSLDVRKQ